The proteins below are encoded in one region of Desulfobacterales bacterium:
- a CDS encoding valine--tRNA ligase, with protein MNSNLLEKGYESHDVEKRWYDYWQQQGLFDAGESDSRKYFSIVIPPPNVTGVLHMGHALNITLQDILCRYMRLRGHNVLWMPGTDHAGIATQNVVEKKLASEGRNRDQLGRENFVEEVWKWREESGSAIINQLKRLGASCDWKRERFTMDEGLSRAVRKVFVQLYQEGLIYRGSYIINWCPRCQTALSDLEVEHEELDGNLYYVRYPFPGNSEGLVIATTRPETLLGDTAVAVNPDDERYQNTASDQVILPLVNREIPIIRDTYVDMSFGTGALKITPAHDPNDFEIGMRHKLPSIKVIGEDGKMTADAGIYEGMDRFECRKAVIKALEDAGLLLKIEPIKHAVGHCYRCKTIVEPNLSTQWFVKVKPLAEKAIEAVQNGTTTIVPGMWANTYFDWMNNIKDWCISRQIWWGHQIPVWTCEDCQEVICSTETPTQCTRCGGTRLIQETDVLDTWFSSALWPFSTMGWPDQTQLLKKYYPTSVLVTGFDILFFWVARMMMMGIHFMGEVPFKTVYVHALVRDENGQKMSKSKGNVIDPLTIIDQYGTDAFRYTLAAFAAQGRDIKMSEQRVEGYRHFVNKLWNAARFSLMHIKTGFDRIDEQHISLPDRWILSRLHQVTDDVADALDTYRFNDAAGALYQFVWHELCDWYLEAIKPALYGNYGADCQHATTGALWHVLKDTLVLLHSFMPFVTEEIWQKLPGTQNSIMKAAFPSDGFECSGIRKDTEAETAMQLVMDIISSIRNIRGEMNISPSQLLRASVHASDNAVRNTIETYQSIIVHLARLESFSVVESGDRPKSAATSIIKGAVVFVPLEGIIDFGKETVRLEKELNKLNKELNSLSRKLINEDFLKKAPEEVVEKVKDQHKLLVEKQHKLEANLEKITGLQEE; from the coding sequence ATGAATTCAAATCTGCTCGAGAAGGGTTACGAATCACATGATGTCGAAAAGCGCTGGTATGATTACTGGCAGCAGCAGGGACTGTTTGATGCCGGTGAATCGGATTCACGGAAATATTTTTCGATTGTAATTCCCCCTCCCAATGTTACCGGCGTTCTGCATATGGGCCATGCGTTGAATATTACCCTGCAGGATATCCTTTGCCGTTACATGAGACTTCGTGGACATAACGTCCTGTGGATGCCCGGAACAGATCATGCCGGTATAGCCACACAAAACGTGGTCGAAAAAAAACTCGCCAGTGAAGGACGGAACCGTGATCAACTCGGCAGAGAAAATTTTGTAGAGGAAGTATGGAAATGGCGGGAAGAATCCGGCAGCGCCATTATCAATCAGCTCAAACGCCTGGGCGCATCATGTGACTGGAAACGGGAACGGTTCACCATGGATGAAGGGCTGTCACGGGCCGTGCGCAAAGTATTCGTTCAGCTGTATCAGGAAGGCCTGATCTACCGCGGCAGCTATATTATCAACTGGTGCCCCAGGTGCCAGACCGCCCTGTCAGATCTGGAAGTCGAACACGAAGAACTCGACGGGAATCTGTATTATGTCCGGTATCCTTTCCCCGGAAATTCAGAGGGGCTGGTGATTGCAACCACCCGGCCGGAAACCCTGCTCGGGGATACGGCCGTAGCGGTCAATCCTGATGACGAGCGGTACCAGAACACCGCATCCGATCAGGTGATCCTTCCCCTCGTCAACCGCGAAATTCCGATTATCCGGGACACATATGTTGACATGTCATTTGGGACCGGCGCCCTGAAAATAACCCCGGCCCATGATCCCAACGACTTTGAAATCGGCATGCGGCACAAACTGCCCAGTATCAAGGTCATCGGCGAAGATGGCAAAATGACAGCAGATGCCGGAATTTACGAAGGAATGGATCGTTTCGAATGCCGAAAAGCAGTGATAAAAGCCCTCGAAGATGCGGGTCTTCTGCTGAAAATTGAACCGATCAAACACGCGGTTGGCCACTGCTACCGCTGCAAAACCATTGTGGAGCCCAATTTGTCAACGCAATGGTTTGTCAAAGTCAAACCTCTGGCTGAAAAAGCGATCGAAGCCGTTCAAAACGGAACCACCACCATTGTTCCCGGCATGTGGGCCAACACCTATTTCGACTGGATGAATAACATCAAGGACTGGTGTATATCCCGACAGATATGGTGGGGTCACCAGATACCGGTCTGGACCTGCGAGGACTGTCAGGAAGTCATCTGCAGCACGGAGACACCGACCCAATGTACCCGATGCGGCGGCACCCGCCTGATCCAGGAAACCGATGTGCTCGACACCTGGTTCAGTTCTGCGCTGTGGCCGTTTTCCACGATGGGATGGCCCGATCAGACGCAGCTGCTCAAAAAATATTACCCCACATCCGTTCTGGTTACCGGATTTGACATCCTGTTTTTCTGGGTTGCCAGAATGATGATGATGGGCATCCATTTCATGGGCGAGGTGCCGTTCAAAACGGTATATGTCCATGCGCTGGTTCGGGATGAAAACGGTCAGAAGATGAGCAAATCCAAAGGAAATGTGATCGATCCTCTGACCATTATCGACCAGTACGGCACTGATGCATTCCGGTATACCCTGGCTGCATTTGCGGCTCAGGGCAGGGACATCAAAATGTCGGAACAGCGGGTAGAGGGCTACCGTCATTTCGTCAACAAACTGTGGAATGCCGCCCGGTTTTCCCTGATGCACATAAAAACCGGTTTCGACCGGATTGACGAGCAGCATATCTCTCTTCCGGACCGGTGGATCTTATCCCGCCTGCACCAGGTCACAGACGATGTTGCCGATGCGCTGGATACCTACCGGTTTAACGATGCCGCCGGCGCCCTGTACCAGTTTGTCTGGCATGAACTGTGTGACTGGTACCTGGAGGCCATTAAACCCGCTCTGTACGGCAATTACGGGGCAGACTGCCAGCATGCCACCACAGGCGCATTATGGCATGTGCTGAAAGACACGCTGGTTTTACTGCATTCGTTCATGCCCTTTGTTACCGAAGAAATCTGGCAGAAACTGCCCGGAACTCAAAACTCCATCATGAAGGCCGCGTTTCCTTCCGATGGCTTTGAATGTTCAGGCATCCGCAAAGATACGGAAGCGGAAACCGCCATGCAGCTGGTCATGGACATTATTTCCAGCATCCGGAATATTCGTGGCGAAATGAATATTTCCCCCTCTCAATTGCTGAGGGCCTCTGTGCATGCATCCGACAATGCGGTTCGAAACACCATTGAAACCTATCAGAGCATTATCGTTCATCTGGCGCGGCTGGAATCTTTTTCCGTAGTTGAATCCGGAGACCGTCCCAAGTCAGCGGCCACCTCGATTATCAAGGGTGCGGTCGTCTTTGTTCCGCTGGAAGGCATCATTGATTTTGGGAAAGAGACGGTCCGGCTGGAAAAGGAACTGAACAAGCTCAATAAAGAACTCAACTCGCTGTCCAGAAAACTGATCAATGAAGATTTTTTAAAAAAAGCGCCGGAAGAGGTCGTTGAAAAAGTCAAGGATCAGCATAAGCTTCTGGTGGAAAAGCAGCATAAACTCGAAGCCAATCTGGAAAAAATCACCGGGCTTCAAGAAGAATAG
- the nadC gene encoding carboxylating nicotinate-nucleotide diphosphorylase: MILHDITHLIDIALKEDIGSGDITTDNLVAPELKGKGRMVAKESMILAGLDIAKQVFLHLQPDTVFRSGFSDGDIIRAGDILLEIEGQLRTLLIGERTALNFLQRMSGISTNVRSYVNALSASKVRLVDTRKTTPGWRTLEKYAVRVGGGYNHRIGLYDGILIKDNHIAVSGGITNAVSRIRKKCTHLLKIEVETTNLTEVQEALDTKVEVIMLDNMTVNQIKEAVRLIGGRALVEVSGGVTLEALAALADTGIDIISSGALTHSARSMDISMSIDPLDEPS; this comes from the coding sequence ATGATACTGCATGACATAACGCATTTGATCGATATCGCATTAAAGGAGGATATCGGTTCCGGAGATATCACCACCGACAATCTCGTTGCGCCGGAACTCAAGGGTAAGGGCCGGATGGTTGCAAAGGAATCCATGATTCTGGCCGGTCTGGATATCGCAAAGCAGGTTTTTCTACACCTTCAGCCAGACACCGTATTTCGATCCGGATTCAGTGATGGCGATATTATACGCGCCGGGGACATTCTGCTTGAGATTGAAGGACAGCTGCGCACCCTTCTGATAGGAGAACGCACCGCCCTGAATTTTCTTCAACGGATGTCCGGCATTTCCACCAACGTCCGCTCATATGTAAACGCCCTGTCCGCTTCAAAGGTTCGCCTGGTCGATACACGGAAAACCACCCCGGGATGGCGAACGCTTGAAAAATATGCCGTTCGTGTAGGCGGAGGATATAATCACCGGATAGGCCTTTATGACGGCATCCTGATAAAGGACAATCATATTGCCGTCAGTGGCGGCATTACCAACGCCGTCAGCCGTATCCGGAAAAAATGTACGCATCTGTTAAAAATCGAGGTTGAAACAACCAACCTGACGGAGGTGCAGGAAGCGCTGGATACGAAGGTTGAGGTTATCATGCTGGACAACATGACCGTCAACCAGATTAAAGAAGCGGTCCGCCTCATTGGGGGCAGGGCACTTGTTGAAGTATCCGGCGGGGTTACGCTCGAGGCTCTGGCCGCACTTGCCGATACCGGCATCGACATCATTTCCTCAGGCGCCCTGACCCACTCGGCCCGAAGCATGGATATCAGCATGTCGATCGATCCGCTGGACGAACCTTCATAG
- a CDS encoding rhomboid family intramembrane serine protease — protein MIPVRDTIPSKTYPVVTHALIGLNVLFFLIEIGQRGDMDVFIYTYGLVPARYAVPRISAYFSMSQQAFSLISFMFLHGGFWHLLGNMWSLYIFGDNVEDHLGPVRYLLFYLLCGISSGLVHLMFNLHSNIPTIGASGAIAGVMGAYFILHPNSKILTLIPIFFIPYFVEIPAFFFLGLWFVLQFIQAAGSHANASGIAWWAHIGGFIFGIVFLKLMQPAAGAKATERMQKFTLKKTSPRLQVIRPAGYGTEPHLYGTLTITRHEAFTGTHKLINIPWGFQKRLFRVAIPPGIKEGNVLRLEGMGKIVRDDARGDLLLKVTIRP, from the coding sequence ATGATACCGGTTCGAGACACCATCCCGTCCAAAACCTATCCTGTCGTCACCCACGCCCTTATCGGTCTGAATGTCCTGTTTTTTCTGATCGAAATAGGGCAAAGGGGCGATATGGATGTGTTCATTTATACTTATGGCCTTGTTCCGGCCCGGTACGCCGTGCCCCGGATTTCCGCCTACTTTTCAATGTCTCAGCAGGCTTTTTCCCTGATTTCATTCATGTTTCTCCACGGCGGCTTCTGGCATCTGCTCGGAAACATGTGGTCGTTATATATTTTCGGCGACAACGTCGAAGATCATCTCGGCCCCGTGCGGTATCTCCTGTTTTACCTGCTTTGCGGCATCAGTTCAGGACTGGTTCACCTGATGTTCAATCTTCATTCCAATATCCCCACGATCGGAGCCAGTGGCGCCATTGCCGGGGTGATGGGTGCCTATTTCATTCTTCACCCGAATTCAAAGATACTGACGCTGATCCCGATTTTCTTTATTCCGTATTTCGTTGAAATTCCGGCTTTTTTCTTTCTGGGGCTATGGTTTGTCCTTCAATTTATTCAGGCTGCCGGAAGTCATGCGAATGCCAGCGGTATCGCCTGGTGGGCCCATATCGGCGGATTTATTTTCGGCATCGTTTTTCTGAAACTGATGCAACCGGCCGCCGGCGCAAAGGCCACGGAACGCATGCAGAAATTTACCCTCAAAAAAACATCCCCCCGGCTGCAGGTGATCCGGCCGGCAGGATATGGCACTGAGCCCCATCTTTATGGAACGCTCACAATTACCCGTCACGAAGCATTTACCGGAACTCATAAACTGATCAATATTCCATGGGGCTTTCAGAAACGACTTTTCCGGGTGGCTATTCCACCGGGAATCAAGGAAGGAAATGTGCTGAGACTGGAAGGAATGGGAAAAATCGTCCGGGACGATGCCAGAGGTGATCTGCTCCTGAAAGTGACCATACGGCCATGA
- a CDS encoding phosphatidylglycerol lysyltransferase domain-containing protein, whose translation MMNFKQITPLDYPDLKRFFNHQKYRLCVYSLSSLLVWSNDVYQIYGATDGDILYVYAEYPSRPQDRHLILPISPSLEFSPDKLRDLAQDAGIQSYWFVPDHYIEACGISSVESYFTVRPQPHFDDYVYLTEDLAELKGNRYAKKRNLIHQFDRAYLSKNRVSVEKISPSVAGECLDFLKKWCESRDCHIERDEDFTCEKQAVSNTLENIDILGVEGLLVRVDGDVSAFVVAAYLTDDMGVMHFQKAYQHIRGLYQFLDNLCVRELFKGYTRLNKESDMNLPGLAQSKKSYWPVEKVRSFELVLR comes from the coding sequence ATGATGAACTTTAAACAGATTACCCCCTTGGATTACCCGGACTTAAAACGGTTTTTCAACCATCAGAAATACAGGCTTTGTGTCTATTCGCTGTCCTCTCTTCTGGTCTGGAGCAATGACGTATACCAGATTTATGGCGCAACGGATGGAGATATTCTCTATGTTTATGCCGAATATCCTTCCCGGCCTCAGGATCGTCATCTGATCCTGCCCATTTCTCCCAGCCTGGAGTTTTCACCGGATAAACTGCGGGATCTGGCTCAGGATGCTGGCATTCAATCCTACTGGTTTGTGCCGGATCACTATATAGAAGCTTGCGGGATATCCAGCGTCGAATCTTATTTTACTGTCAGGCCGCAACCCCATTTTGATGACTATGTCTATCTGACAGAGGACCTGGCTGAGCTCAAAGGCAACCGGTATGCCAAAAAACGAAATCTGATTCATCAGTTTGATCGGGCGTACCTGAGCAAAAACAGGGTGTCGGTTGAGAAAATTTCCCCTTCAGTTGCCGGTGAATGTCTGGATTTTTTGAAAAAATGGTGCGAAAGTCGTGATTGCCACATTGAACGGGATGAAGACTTTACCTGTGAAAAACAGGCGGTGTCAAATACGCTTGAAAATATCGACATTCTGGGCGTCGAAGGTCTTCTGGTCCGGGTAGACGGAGATGTGAGCGCCTTTGTCGTTGCCGCATACCTGACAGATGACATGGGCGTGATGCATTTTCAGAAGGCGTATCAACATATCAGGGGCCTTTATCAATTTCTCGATAACCTGTGCGTCAGAGAGCTGTTCAAGGGCTATACCCGGCTGAATAAGGAAAGTGATATGAATCTTCCGGGGCTGGCCCAATCGAAAAAGTCTTATTGGCCCGTCGAAAAAGTCAGATCATTTGAACTGGTTCTGCGATAG
- a CDS encoding GNAT family N-acetyltransferase, which produces MPVFVFLDQPSLMQLQQITGLYRSAGWWGEHQPDDSELVARLVSGSHCFLAAVMDGNIIAMGRAISDRASDAYIQDVTVHPAFRGQDIGTRIVEKLVDRLRNDGICWIGLIAERGSCDFYKKIGFKQMKNALPMLINDEL; this is translated from the coding sequence ATGCCTGTGTTCGTGTTTCTTGATCAACCCTCCCTGATGCAGCTTCAGCAGATAACCGGCCTGTATCGATCCGCCGGGTGGTGGGGTGAACACCAGCCGGATGATTCTGAGCTGGTGGCGCGTCTCGTATCCGGAAGCCACTGCTTTCTGGCGGCGGTGATGGATGGAAATATCATTGCCATGGGCAGAGCCATCAGTGACCGGGCCAGCGATGCGTATATTCAGGATGTGACGGTTCATCCCGCATTCAGGGGACAAGATATCGGTACCCGAATCGTCGAGAAACTCGTTGATCGTCTTCGCAACGATGGTATATGCTGGATTGGCTTGATTGCCGAGCGGGGGAGTTGTGACTTTTACAAAAAAATTGGATTTAAACAAATGAAGAATGCACTGCCGATGTTAATCAATGATGAACTTTAA
- a CDS encoding diguanylate cyclase, with protein MITDILIVDDDSAIRDSMNEFIGLSGYRCMTAASAEEAIEILKKKNIHVVITDIVLPVLDGLELTAMIKRDYDSDVIVMTGYSDDYSYEEAINKGASDFVFKPVRFEELLLRLKRVIKERHIAQERSQMMRKLEKLAITDGLTSLYNSRCFYDHLESEIDRSVRYHHEIALMLMDIDYFKQFNDTYGHLAGDKVLIRLGEIIRSCLRTNDSAYRYGGEEFTVILPETNAVEAKAVAQRIRTSMGNEPFITDNGDLVTVTISIGVTEYNEKEKLSTFVKRTDKAMYLSKQQGRNRVSCLYADETLSHE; from the coding sequence ATGATTACAGATATTTTAATCGTTGATGATGATTCCGCCATCAGAGATTCCATGAACGAGTTTATCGGCTTGTCAGGATATCGCTGCATGACTGCCGCCAGTGCGGAAGAGGCTATTGAAATATTGAAGAAAAAGAATATCCATGTGGTCATTACCGATATTGTGCTGCCCGTGTTAGATGGTCTGGAGCTGACTGCCATGATCAAGCGGGACTACGATTCTGACGTGATTGTAATGACCGGCTACAGTGATGATTATTCGTATGAGGAGGCCATCAATAAGGGCGCCAGTGATTTTGTGTTTAAACCGGTCCGCTTTGAAGAGCTGCTGCTTCGGTTGAAACGGGTGATCAAGGAACGGCACATTGCCCAGGAACGGAGCCAGATGATGCGGAAACTTGAAAAACTGGCGATCACCGATGGCCTGACCAGTCTTTATAATTCCCGGTGCTTTTATGATCACCTGGAATCGGAGATTGACCGGTCCGTCCGCTATCATCACGAAATCGCCTTGATGCTCATGGATATCGATTATTTTAAGCAGTTCAATGATACGTACGGACATCTGGCCGGAGACAAGGTCCTGATTCGCCTGGGCGAAATCATCCGCTCCTGCCTGAGAACCAATGATTCCGCATACCGCTACGGGGGTGAGGAATTCACGGTCATTTTACCGGAAACCAACGCGGTTGAGGCCAAGGCCGTGGCTCAGCGCATTCGGACAAGCATGGGAAATGAGCCGTTTATCACGGATAACGGTGATCTGGTTACCGTTACCATCAGTATCGGCGTGACGGAATACAATGAAAAAGAAAAATTATCAACGTTTGTCAAACGAACCGACAAAGCCATGTATCTTTCCAAACAACAGGGGCGAAATCGAGTTTCCTGCCTGTATGCGGATGAAACCCTGTCTCACGAGTAA